Genomic window (Bacillus pumilus):
TGATTGAAGGAATGGAAGAAAAAGAGATTTTAGGTAAGACGGAGGAATATTTTCTGATTCAAATGCCGAATATGCAGATGATGATCCCGAGAGGCAGAATCAATCAACTAGGTATACGTCCGGTAGCAGATCAAGCAACGCTGAAAGTTGTGATGAACAATTTTGCAGAAGAAACAAACGACGACACGCTTACTTGGAAGCAACGATATGATGAAAATCTGAAAAAGCTAAAAACAGGTGCGATCGAAGATGGTGCAGACGTTGTCAAAGATCTGATGAGACGAAATCAGAAGAAAGCATTAAATTCAAGTGAAAAGAAGATGCTTGAAGATGCACGAGGCATGTTAGTGAGTGAGATTTCACTTGCACAAGGACTGTCGCAAGATGAAGTGCTGACTGCTTTAGAAAATGAACTAAGAGTTTTATGATGGATATACAGTAAATGGCTGTAAACAGAAGGGCACGCCCTTTGTTTACAGCTTTTTTTATTTGAAAGCAGAAGAATATTTCCAATTTTGTAGGTGATTTTAACTAAAACTAAAATAAGGTCATTCGATGTAGTTTTTACTTAGATGACGAATGATTCAAAGAAGTTAAAAATACCTAGGGCAGCATAAAAAACAGGTAAGTTCTCCTGATTCCTTCAAATGAGCCGGACAATCTTTGAAATCTTTTAGCTATTGATAGTAAAATAATGCGATAAGATGACACCTAAGAGAATGAAGAGGAGCGGTGAAATGAAAAGACTACTGATATGTGGATTCATCTTTCTGATCCTGTGTGCTCTTTTAATGGTGAAATGCAGCCATTCTATTCAAGAAAAAAAAGAGCAAAAACAACATCATGAAGAGGTAGAAAAATATCAAAAAGAACGAAAAAAAGGGGATCAATATGAAAGCTTTAAACAGCTCATCCGACATGAAAGAGAAGGTTATGAGATAGAATTTCATGAAAAGGGCGGAAGTGATTTACTCGTCTTTTCTCCTCATGGAGGGGAAATTGAACCAGGAACAAGTGAAATTGTAGAAGCATTTCAAGAAAGGTACTCTACGTATTTGTTTGAAGGGACGAAACGAGACAATAATCGTGATTTGCATATTACGAGCACCAAGTTTGATGAACCGATATTGGTTCAAATGATTAAAACGTATCCCTTCTCCATTTCCATCCACGGTTATAAAAGTGATAGAAAACACACACTAGTGGGCGGAACAAACGAAAAAATGCAAAGAGCGGTAGTACGAGAATTAAAAGATCGAGGGTTTTCCGCAGAAATGGTGCAAGAAGGCGAACGACTTTCTGGAACAGACCCTAAAAATATTAACAATCGAAATGCGAGCGGTGAAAGTGTTCAGCTAGAAATTAGCACGGCGCAGAGAGAAGCCTTTTTTGACGATTTTGATACGAGAAAAGGAAAGAAAAAAGCATTTAGACGTTATATCCGTGC
Coding sequences:
- a CDS encoding poly-gamma-glutamate hydrolase family protein: MKRLLICGFIFLILCALLMVKCSHSIQEKKEQKQHHEEVEKYQKERKKGDQYESFKQLIRHEREGYEIEFHEKGGSDLLVFSPHGGEIEPGTSEIVEAFQERYSTYLFEGTKRDNNRDLHITSTKFDEPILVQMIKTYPFSISIHGYKSDRKHTLVGGTNEKMQRAVVRELKDRGFSAEMVQEGERLSGTDPKNINNRNASGESVQLEISTAQREAFFDDFDTRKGKKKAFRRYIRALKEVLREFDPSS
- a CDS encoding CarD family transcriptional regulator; the protein is MFQIGDKIVYPMHGAGVIEGMEEKEILGKTEEYFLIQMPNMQMMIPRGRINQLGIRPVADQATLKVVMNNFAEETNDDTLTWKQRYDENLKKLKTGAIEDGADVVKDLMRRNQKKALNSSEKKMLEDARGMLVSEISLAQGLSQDEVLTALENELRVL